In Monodelphis domestica isolate mMonDom1 chromosome 1, mMonDom1.pri, whole genome shotgun sequence, the sequence AAGGAGCCTGGGCCGAGCCTCGACCTTACTCACCGCAGAACGTCTGGCGGAAGCTGGCCGTCACCTTCTCGATCACGCCGTACGTCTCCACGTAGAACACGTGCTCCTCCAGGGGCTCGCTGGCCAGGGTCCTCAGCGACTGCATGTCCGCGCGGTCCACGCCCACGGCGTAGATCTCCAGGCCGGCCGCCCGGGCCCGCGCCGCCACCTCCTGGACCTGGTCCTGCGGGCGGCCGTCGGTCACCACGATGGCCACCTTGGGGACGTCGGAGGGGGCCTCCGCCGCGAAGGCTTCGTCCAAGGCCGCCTGGATGGCCAAGCCCGACATGGTGCCGGTGGCCAGCGGGCGCACCCGGGCCACGGCCCGCTTCACCGCCTCCTTGTCGGCGTGGCTGTGCAGGTGGAACTCGACCTTCACGGTGCTGGCGTAGTTGACCAGGGCCACCCGCGTGGCGGCCGCGCCCACGTCCAGGCTGTCCACGATCCGGGTGACGAAGCGCTTCACTTTGGCGAACTCGCGGGGTCTCACGCTGCGCGAGCTGTCGATGACGAACAGCAGGTCCAGGGGGCGGCTGCGGCAGACCTCTGCGCCCgcggggagaaagggaaggagctCGAGGGGCCGGCGCGGCCCGGGCCCCGCCCCCAGTATGGcggccaccccccccccccactgcacCCACCGCAGGACTAGAAATGTGtggctggaaggggccttagaggccaCCAAGCAGGAGCCCCCCTCCCGGCCCCTCCCCCATGCATGAGGGAGCAGAGGCCAACAGCGGGAAGTGactcgctcagggtcacacagcatctGAACCCTAGAGTCAGAGCTCTCCGGGGCGGCCTGGTGCCTCCGGGGAACTTCAGGGGCCGAGTGTTCCCAAAGCGGGGGCGGGGGAGGCCCGGGGCTCTCCGGGTGTTGGCCGTGATGGGGAGTCGAGCTCCTTCCTCCAGGCCCCAGGGGAGAAGAGGGCAGAGCCCCGTGGGACAGCCTCGTGGGCCTGGGGAGCCGGAGAGACCCCGAGCCCCGAGCAGAGAACTGTGGGACCTCAGGCAGCCCTGGAGGGGCACCTGCTCCAGCCCCGCCCCAGCCTCAGCGGGCTCCCTGCCCCGTCGGGGTCTGGCCGGGGCCAAGCCAGCTAAGGCTCGCCCCTCGTCCTCAGCTCCCGGCGGGCTCCTGGCCCCTCGGCTTTCCGCAATCCAATGGAAATGCCGGCTCCATGCGCCCGTTTTCCGCGCTCGACAGTCCCCGAAACTCCGCAGACTGACCGTAAAGAGAAACCCGACAATTGCCTGCTCCAAGCGGCTCAGCCCTCGCAGGAGTaaagagacttgcctaaggtctctCCGCTGCTTAGCGATTCCTCGGCCAGTCGCCACCCGGGGAACTCCCGTGCCCAGCCCGTCTCGTCCCGCACCTCCCGCTCCTCGCCTGCGCTTCTGCCCGGTGGAGTCCCGGTGCCCAAGCCCATGCTCGTCACTCCCGAGCCTCCTCACCTGCGCTCCGGCCGCCGCCGCCTCCCTCGCTGGCCCGGGGGGAGCCCAGGGACGCGCCGAGGCTACTCCCCAGCTGGCCCCGAGCCGCGGGCACGTGTacgaggaagaggaggaggaagaagagcccGGGACGAAGAGGACGCGCCCCGAGCCGGTGGCCCATCGTCCCCGCGTCCTGCTGCATCCCCGAGGCTGTCTGGTCTGGTCTATCCCGGGCTCCTGCACTGGACTGCGCCGCCCCCAGCCCGGCTAGGGAGCTGCCCACCGCAGCCCGGCCCTCGGGGGAGGAGGGGCCCGCCTCGCCCCCGCCCCCGGGCCGCCCGGCACTCCTCAGAGCGCCCGGGCAATGGCAGCTGTTCCGCTCTCCGAGGGCCCCCCCAATCCTGCTCCCTGCGCTAAACGAGGTCCGTCCCGGCCACCATCCAGGCTTGACAGGGGCAGAGGAGAAAGCCCTGAAGGCTGCCCGGTTCCCCGCGCTCTCTCCGCTGCAGCCCCTAACTAAGCCTCCGGCCGCGAGTGTTCCAGGACCCCCAGGAGGGAGCCGGAGACGTCCTGGGCGATTCCCCCAGTATTTCCGGGCACCTGCTGGGCCCAAGCCTGGGCACCGCTCCCGGCAGCCAGTGTCGGGTAGAGATAACACCGCCAAAGACAACTGCGCCACTCTATGTGCCCCTGCCTTCAGCGCAGCCAGACCGGGAGCTCGCGGAGGGGACCAGGGTTTCCACCAACCAGCAGAAGCAGGGACTCGCGGATGGAATGGGACGGAAGGACACCCCGGAAACAAAGGGGGGCACAGGCCCAGGTCAGGGAGCCACATCCCCTGGGTCCCACAGAATAAAGTTACCACTGCCTTTCCTAAGGGCTTCGCCTTCTCGGGCCTTTCCTCCCTCCAGGGTGTTCAGTGATGCTTCCTGACAGGCGGTCTGAGCAGGGAACCCCTCTCTGGTCTTGGAGTCCAAAGAGCTGGATTCGAATTCTCCCTGGGGGAGCTCTGGCGAGTTCCTTCAAAGTAACAACAATACTGTCCCGTCTCGGCTCATCTCGCTCTTCTGTTTCCTTACCCTGCTCTCTCTGGGTTCtcctccttctgtcttagagtctcTACGAAGTGtcagttccgaggcagaagagccataagggctgggcaaagggagtgaagcgacttgcccagggtcacccagctaggaagtgcccgaggtcacatctgaaccaggacctcccatcgcctggcctggctttctatccattgagccacccagctgccccttcgcaagctcttcctgcctctaagccAGGGCCAggccctctcttctccctctgtccaGCCCCGCCCCTCTCCGGCCCGcatccctctccccccacccccaccccccaccccaagggCAGCAGACACCTTAACGCCGAGTCCCGAGCTGAACTTCTTACCCTCCCGGCCGCTCCAGCTCTTCACTCTCCCCCTTGTCCCAGGTCTGGGGATTCTTCCTCCGCCGCGCCTCTCACCTGAGCCCACCTCTGTCCTCCGATGCGGCCACCGCCCGGTCCacgccccctcccccaccccctccccaagccCGGGTCTAAGGCACTCTCCCTTTCTGTAAACCTCAatgcctccctcttccctccgGGCCCAAGTACCAAACTCGGTTTGGCATTCAGTCACCGGCTCCTCCCAACCTCGCGCCCAGCTCAGCCTTCCTCACCTCCCGCCCCCCGCGGTCTAGTGACCTGGGCCCTCCGGGCAGACCCTCCCTCtgctcttggggggggggggggcggctttTCTCCGGCCGGCTGTCCATCCCCTGTTCCTGGAATCCTTAAGCTCCTCATCAGCACCTCCAGGCTTCCCCGCCTGACGTCTCAGCTAAActcccacctcctccaggaagccctccgcaccgcaccccccccccccgcccaaagCTAGCCCGTCCCTCCCCTCTGCGACCAAATCTAATTTATAATAATTAGCCCGTAGTTGTCCGcatgctgccccctcccccagatctcttcctctccccggccAAAGTCCTCCGCCAGCCGGCGGCCCCTCTTGCTTAATTGAGGCGGCTGCCCTTCTCGGCCCGATGGTTTTCCGCTTGCTTTACTTGGTCTCCGGGCCACAGCGCCATCCATGCCCAGTGAATGACGGCAGCTGTGCGCCACGCGCTGGCTTTGGGCTGGGGCCCTGGCCTCGGGGGCTTACATTCTGCCAATGAAGACAAGGAGGAGCCTGACGGCCCAAGTGTAACCCGGGAGTAAAGGAGGGGGGAGAGCAGGGCTCAAAAGTGGAAGTGAGGACCGACGAGGCTCCGCGGGACGTGAGCCTGGGCAAGGCTGGGGCAGGCTGGAGAAGCCCGGGACCGAGGCGCAGTGTTCAGTGCGCTGCCCCTGGCCAACTTGTTCCGTGGGGGCAGCCGGCCCGGGCGCTGCCCGCCTCGAGAGCCTTAGAAGGAGCGACGGGCACAGAGCGCCTTCTCGCAGGCCGCAGGaacgccgccgccgccgccgccgccgccgctgccgcgaGCTCATCTCTCCCAATGGAAAGGCAAACAAGCGCACACGCCCAAAGCGCTCCTCAAAGGACTCCAGTGAGCCGCCAGGGCGCGGGATGTGCCCGCCGGAGGAGGCGGGGAGGAGCCTTTCCTCACAGTGACCCTTTGAGGCAGGAGCGAGAGGGGTGAGTAATTGGCGCGAGGCCCATTTTACAGACGGGAAAGCGGAGGCCCCGAGGCTTAACCAGGCTCCTGACTAGTCTCGTTCACTGCTAAGTCCCGGGGAGGCTCGGCTCCCCCAAGGGCAGAAGGCCGTCCTGGCCGGGAGGAGCGCCCCGGCGGGCAACGTCCCGAGAGGTCGCTCTACATGGGACTTGACTCAAGCCAGGGCAGCTGGGAGCGGAGATGAGGAGGGGGGAGCGCAGCCAGAGCGAATGCTGGGCGCCCAGGACGGAAGAGCCCAGGGAAGAGCGCTGGAAGCCGGGAGACTGTGGAGAGGGTGGGCGGAGGGCGGGCTCCGAATGCCCCCGGGCCTCTATTTGCCCCCAGAGGCGACGGGCAGCCTCCAGGAGGGGCTGCCTTGGTCGGGCAGTTTGACCCTGAATGGAGGACGGCCTGGAGCCGGGAGAGGTCCGAAACAGGAGCCTCTGCCCCACCCgcccaaaggcagaagagcagtgagggcagAGGGGtcacgtttgaacccaggacctccccccatctccaggcctggctctattcactgagccacccctcCCAGACCCCATCTCCGGACTCTGGGCGTTTTCACTTGGCTGTGCCCCCTGCCCAGTCACTTCTCCATGCCTAAAACTGTCTCCCTCTTCACTccgccaccccaccccaccccgtcTTTCTTCACGAACGGGCCGCTGGCCTGTCTTCTAAGCAAGCCTTCCCTGGCCCCATCCAATGCCTCCAACTCCCGTTTCTGGCTTGTTTGTGTCTCCCTgttgcgccccccccccccccagcagggCTTCTCCCTCTTTGGTTGGAACTCCCAGCACTTAGCTCTCTCGctgctccctcccctcccagcaCAGCGTGCCCAGTTCTCCAGCCTCTCTAGGTTGAGCCTCCCAGCAGGTCTCTCCTCACTGCGGTCCACCTTCTCCTGCCACAGTCATCCCCAAGATCTGACAGAGATCTGACTATCACTCCTGGTCGTCAGGGGCTCCTCACGGCTTCCAGAATGCCCAGCCTGGCCTCTTCAGCCTCCACCCGCCTCCCCAGGCTCACTCCAGTCAGGACACTTTGGTTAAAGCCCTGCTGTGTGCCCGTCACTGCCCCAAGGGCTGGAAGGGGAAAGGCTGCCTCTGCTAGGGAGGCTAACTCAGCAGTGGGCAGCCCTGGTGCCCGCGAGAAATGCCAGCTGGCTTGGGGGattcagggagggagggagggagggagagagagagagagagagagagagagagagagagagaaagacagagacagagagacagagagggggagagagagagagagagagagagagggagggagggagggagggagggagagagagagagagagagagagagagagagagagggagggagggagggagggagagagagagagagagagagagagagagagggagggagggagggagggagagagagagagagagagagagagagagagagagagagagagagagacagagagagagagagggagggagagagagagacagagagacagagagagagacagagagagacagagagaaggagagacagagagagggagacagagagagggagggaaggaaggaaggagggagggagggagagagagacagaaacagagagaggcagagagacagagacagaaagaaagagaaagaaagaagaaagctatTCTACCCACCAGGATTCTCCCAACAGCAGGGGTAGTATGAAGGGCTGGAGTTCCAGCAGAAGGACCAGAGTTCCAATCCTACCTCTATTActttgtgatttggggcaagtttaCCATCCCTTCCCAGCACAAAGGGGTCGGGCCAGATGGCCCCCATCTATGGTTCTATATCTGGGGAAGGGCACGACTCAGCGCAGCTCATGGAACTGCCAAAACAATGCAGGTGCCGAGTCCAGAGAAGTCTGGGAAGACTCGGCCCGAGGTGGGGACTCTGGAACACAGCATATAATGGCAGACGTGTGCTGtctctttcctcccacccccttctccccccactcatctcctccttgcctcctccctctttctttccatccctctcctctctcccttcccctccctcttcccttttctccttcctctccctcctttccttccttctctcccttcctctcccccccctttttctcttct encodes:
- the MATN3 gene encoding matrilin-3 — translated: MWLPDLGLCPPLFPGCPSVPFHPRVPASAGWWKPWSPPRAPGLAALKAGAHRVAQLSLAVLSLPDTGCRERCPGLGPAGARKYWGNRPGRLRLPPGGPGTLAAGGLVRGCSGESAGNRAAFRAFSSAPVKPGWWPGRTSFSAGSRIGGALGERNSCHCPGALRSAGRPGGGGEAGPSSPEGRAAVGSSLAGLGAAQSSAGARDRPDQTASGMQQDAGTMGHRLGARPLRPGLFFLLLFLVHVPAARGQLGSSLGASLGSPRASEGGGGGRSAEVCRSRPLDLLFVIDSSRSVRPREFAKVKRFVTRIVDSLDVGAAATRVALVNYASTVKVEFHLHSHADKEAVKRAVARVRPLATGTMSGLAIQAALDEAFAAEAPSDVPKVAIVVTDGRPQDQVQEVAARARAAGLEIYAVGVDRADMQSLRTLASEPLEEHVFYVETYGVIEKVTASFRQTFCAMDQCALGTHQCEHVCVSDGDGAHHCECSQGYTLNEDRKTCSAVDKCALDTHGCEHICVGDRAGAFHCECYEGYLLEEDKKSCSAQDRCAGGSHGCQHICVSDGPGAHHCECFEGYVLNPDRRTCSAQDLCALGSHRCQHLCVRDGPGAYHCACQPGYRLQEDGRSCAAIEEARRLISREDACSCEASLAFQGKVTSHLQSLASKLDDILEKLQVNALRQVHG